TTTAAAATAAGAATCATAGAATGTCATCTTTTACAgcggaaataaaaattataagcTTGTTGGAATGCAAGCTAAGAACTCATCTTCAATCGAATGGCACCATGGAACGGCAACCAAGAAAGGTCAGTAATCCTGGCAAACTCACTTCAATTAGCTTATCACCACTTTGATTTCGCCACAAATTTTGCAGCGATAACAGAAACAATCgaattaagagaaaaaaaaaaattatggcaaaaaCAATCTAAGCTCGATGTAATATTAGAGAAACTAATTCAACTGTGCGTGATAAGCGCGACATTTATGTACAAGATTTAACAATTGTAAGCAACTCTCCTAATACTTGACAGAAACAACAACGAACTCGTAAAAATcagaagaacagaaaaaaacgAATCTCTACGGTGCATCTTCAGGAGGAGCAGCTTGATCGCCATACCTTTCGCGGACTCCGCTCTGGACCCGTTGCACCAACTCGCGCACGTCCCCTTCGCCCTTGAGCCCTAATTCTGAGTTGAAGTAACGCTCGTGGATTTCCTTGAGAACCCGAAGAGCTGTCACCAACCCGCCCTCGTGCTCGCCCTTGTTGTGAATGATGCTGGGCTGCACGCCCCGCTTCTGGCTCCCGTGAGAGAAGTAGTAAAACGGCTCAACCGGTATCAGGTTCTCGGCGTGATCCGGCCACACGACCACGGTGTCGTCCAGGATCAGGACGTTGGATTCTTTGGCCAGGACCACGTCGAGGCTCTTGCCGCCTTTGAGCGTGCAGTCCTCCCGCGCAATGAGTCGATTGCCAAAGTATTGCCCATCGGGGTCCAGCAGCTTGGTCTTCATGGACAAATACGCACGGCGTCCCATCGTGTAGACCGTCAACTCGAACATCTTGTCGGCCTCTCTCAAGAACTCCCGCACGAACGGCCTCAGTTTAGTGATGAAAAAACCCTCGCTGGTACTGTCCAAGAAGATGTCGCTGCTTCCTGCAGGACCACCACCTTCCATGTTCCGCTTGGCCTCGGCCTTgagtttcttcttctcctcgggGGTGAGATAGGAGAACCGGACGGTGTGGAGGAGGGTGTGGTCCAAGTCGAGGATCAAGTGGAGCTTCTTCAACCCCAGCACGGCTTGGGTGTTCGCCTCGCGCATCTGATCGGTGTACTTGTGGCTGAGCCTCAAGGAAGGTTGAAGGAACCCAGAGGGAAGGTTGAAGTTCGTGGATCTGCATAGGTTGGCCATGAATGATGAGGGTTCGGAGAACGAATTTGAAAACGATAGAGAGACGAAGGGGAGAGTAGCTTTGAGGTGTGCGTGTGCGTGTTAGGGCTGCTGCTGTGATTTACTCGTGAGGTTGATAGAAACCTACATCCAATATAATTCGggggtttttgttttgttttgttttattagaCGCGTAAAACACGGTGTTCTATCTTGCaaactttcctattttaaatcatcaaaatattgcTCGAATCAGATCAAAAACTTTCTTGCGTCCATGGGCCTTCCGCCATGCTATCCTTAGGTCACATAGCATCTCTCCTTCGACCCTATTCGAGTTATTTggaacataaaaaagaaagaagtaaacaaattacaaaaaattataaatgtaCCCTATTTGAGTTATTTGCCCTAAACTTATATAGGTGTgattatcccaaactttttttgtgacgcaaaaaatcccaaatttttgTTCATGCAATATATTTACCTCAAAATCTGAGGTAAATGTGTGTTATATGagtacaaatttgaaaatttttgtgttataaataaaaatttgggataaatgtgctATACGAAtataagtttggagttttttgtatcacaaattttttttagagtaaCTGTGTTATACGagtataagtttgggattttgtgtgacaaaaaaaaaggataaatgtGTAATAATGGACAGTTTATGAAATGTTTAGTagctctctctatatatattaaatcaaTGCACAAAGTTTTCTAATTT
The sequence above is drawn from the Eucalyptus grandis isolate ANBG69807.140 chromosome 11, ASM1654582v1, whole genome shotgun sequence genome and encodes:
- the LOC104427936 gene encoding RNA polymerase II C-terminal domain phosphatase-like 4; translation: MANLCRSTNFNLPSGFLQPSLRLSHKYTDQMREANTQAVLGLKKLHLILDLDHTLLHTVRFSYLTPEEKKKLKAEAKRNMEGGGPAGSSDIFLDSTSEGFFITKLRPFVREFLREADKMFELTVYTMGRRAYLSMKTKLLDPDGQYFGNRLIAREDCTLKGGKSLDVVLAKESNVLILDDTVVVWPDHAENLIPVEPFYYFSHGSQKRGVQPSIIHNKGEHEGGLVTALRVLKEIHERYFNSELGLKGEGDVRELVQRVQSGVRERYGDQAAPPEDAP